GACTGAGAGTAGTCCTCCAGCGTGGATCTTCGCTCTGGGGCTAAGGGAGGGACGTTCTGCAGGCCTGAAAAGGAATATACCTCCATATCATGCCACCTCTTACACTGGCACTCCTTGCCTACGCATGCACATGGCTTGCCCTGGTTTAGCCTGGAAACGGATTGAAAGTCAGAGAGATCATTGGCCTTGAGACTTGCTTGGGAGACCTGGGGAGCATCAGAGGAGTCTTCCTCCTTACTCTCTGATGGGAGCCTTGGAACCGAAGTTCTCAAAGGCTCAATAACTGCCCCTGTGTGATGAGTATCGAGAGAAGCTGAGCATTCTCCTGCACTGAACTCTTTCGGGGTTGCAATTCCCAGCCCACTGCCGCCATCAGGGGAGTCCGCCTGGCTTCTGTGCTTGAGCTGGCTGCTCGAGGAAGCAGCTATTGTACTGCAATGTATAAACTTTGGAGGATGAAGGA
This region of Phocoena phocoena chromosome 15, mPhoPho1.1, whole genome shotgun sequence genomic DNA includes:
- the OSER1 gene encoding oxidative stress-responsive serine-rich protein 1 → MKSEAKDGEEESLQTAFKKLRVDASGSVASLSVGEGTSVRASVRTAVDDTKPKTTCASKDSWHGSTRKSSRGAVRTQRRRRSKSPVLHPPKFIHCSTIAASSSSQLKHRSQADSPDGGSGLGIATPKEFSAGECSASLDTHHTGAVIEPLRTSVPRLPSESKEEDSSDAPQVSQASLKANDLSDFQSVSRLNQGKPCACVGKECQCKRWHDMEVYSFSGLQNVPPLAPERRSTLEDYSQSLHTRTLSGSPRSCSEQARVFVDDVTIEDLSGYMEYYLYIPKKMSHMAEMMYT